A single genomic interval of Syntrophaceae bacterium harbors:
- a CDS encoding 4-carboxymuconolactone decarboxylase, which translates to MADYYNSDDLERFGEVGKHKPELFRKFMDWYQASLEAGALTKREKALIGLGVAHAIQCPYCIDAFTRECIAEGMDMEHITEAVHTASAVRGGAALIHGLQAGNTAEKILL; encoded by the coding sequence ATGGCGGACTATTACAACAGCGACGATCTGGAGCGCTTCGGCGAGGTCGGGAAACACAAGCCCGAGCTCTTCAGGAAATTCATGGACTGGTACCAGGCCTCTCTCGAGGCCGGGGCCCTCACGAAGCGCGAGAAGGCCCTGATCGGGCTGGGCGTTGCCCACGCGATCCAGTGCCCGTACTGTATCGACGCCTTCACGCGCGAGTGCATCGCCGAGGGGATGGACATGGAGCACATCACCGAAGCCGTCCACACGGCCTCCGCCGTACGGGGCGGTGCGGCGCTCATCCACGGCCTGCAGGCGGGCAACACGGCGGAGAAGATCCTTCTCTGA
- a CDS encoding radical SAM/Cys-rich domain protein: protein MRSFDDTVREALGGPLTAADVAILQLNIGYVCNLRCKHCHLSAGPDRGERMSLEVMDEALRAVSRYGIRTVDITGGAPELNPYLRHLVAGARAAGSHVIVRTNLTVLLEPAMADLPEFYRDQGVEVVASLPHVVGASVDRVRGGGTFEKSLSVLRRLNSLGYGKEGTGLVLNLVYNPPGAILPGPQRELEDRYRRELAARGIVFDGLFAFANMALGRFREFLVRSRGLESYLAQVRRAFNAATLEGLMCRHLVSVRWDGTLFDCDFNQVPGLPVDEACPRHITAFDPGRLARRRIVTDEHCFVCTAGAGTS, encoded by the coding sequence ATGCGTTCCTTCGACGACACGGTCAGAGAGGCGCTCGGCGGTCCCCTGACGGCGGCCGATGTCGCGATCCTGCAGCTCAACATCGGCTACGTCTGCAACCTGCGCTGCAAGCACTGTCATCTCTCCGCCGGGCCGGACCGCGGGGAACGCATGAGCCTCGAGGTCATGGACGAAGCCCTGCGCGCCGTCAGCCGCTACGGCATCCGGACCGTCGACATCACCGGCGGGGCGCCCGAGCTCAACCCCTATCTGCGGCACCTCGTCGCCGGGGCCCGTGCGGCCGGCTCCCACGTCATCGTGCGGACCAACCTGACGGTTCTCCTGGAGCCGGCGATGGCGGATCTGCCGGAGTTCTACCGTGACCAGGGCGTGGAGGTGGTGGCGTCGCTGCCGCACGTTGTCGGGGCGAGCGTGGACCGGGTCCGGGGCGGGGGAACCTTCGAGAAAAGCCTGTCCGTGCTCCGGCGGTTGAACAGCCTGGGGTATGGAAAAGAGGGAACGGGGCTCGTCCTGAACCTCGTCTACAACCCGCCGGGGGCGATTCTGCCGGGCCCGCAGAGGGAACTCGAAGACCGGTATCGCAGGGAGCTCGCAGCCCGGGGGATCGTCTTCGACGGCCTCTTCGCGTTCGCCAACATGGCCCTGGGCCGTTTCCGGGAGTTCCTCGTCCGCTCCCGGGGACTCGAAAGCTACCTCGCCCAGGTCCGCAGGGCCTTCAACGCGGCAACCCTCGAGGGGCTCATGTGCCGGCACCTGGTCAGCGTGCGGTGGGACGGGACCCTGTTCGACTGCGACTTCAACCAGGTCCCGGGGCTGCCCGTCGACGAGGCCTGCCCGCGGCACATCACCGCCTTCGACCCCGGGAGGCTCGCCCGGCGGCGCATCGTGACGGACGAGCATTGCTTCGTCTGCACCGCCGGCGCGGGCACGAGCTGA
- the htpX gene encoding protease HtpX yields the protein MKRVVLFIITNLAVVLILSIVLRLLGVERILDEQGIALEMTNLLVFAAVFGFGGAFVSLALSKWTALRMTGARVITQPADETEAWLVNTVKRQATAAGIGMPDVAIYDAPDPNAFATGMRRNSALVAVSTGLLRSMTRGEVEAVLGHEVSHVANGDMVTLALIQGVVNTFVMFFSRVVGHFVDRVVFKTERGHGPAFFVTTIIAQLVFGILASLVVMWFSRQREFRADAGSADLEGSDKMIAALKRLQKTVQQPHLPDQMAAFGISGSPGSGLRRLFMTHPPLEERIAALAARAQRG from the coding sequence ATGAAACGTGTCGTGCTCTTCATCATCACCAACTTGGCCGTCGTTCTGATCCTGAGCATCGTGCTTCGCCTGCTTGGGGTCGAGCGCATCCTCGACGAGCAGGGCATCGCCCTCGAGATGACGAACCTGCTGGTCTTCGCCGCCGTCTTCGGCTTCGGGGGGGCCTTCGTGTCCCTGGCCCTGTCGAAGTGGACCGCCCTGCGCATGACGGGGGCCCGCGTGATCACGCAGCCGGCCGACGAGACCGAGGCCTGGCTGGTCAACACCGTGAAGCGCCAGGCGACGGCCGCGGGGATCGGCATGCCCGATGTGGCGATCTACGATGCGCCCGACCCGAACGCCTTCGCCACGGGCATGCGCCGAAACAGCGCCCTGGTCGCCGTCAGCACGGGGCTGCTGCGCTCGATGACCCGCGGCGAAGTGGAGGCCGTCCTGGGCCACGAGGTCAGCCACGTGGCCAACGGGGACATGGTCACCCTTGCCCTGATCCAGGGCGTCGTCAACACCTTCGTCATGTTCTTCTCCCGCGTCGTGGGACATTTCGTGGACCGGGTGGTCTTCAAGACCGAGAGGGGCCACGGGCCCGCCTTTTTTGTCACCACGATCATTGCTCAACTCGTCTTCGGGATCCTGGCGAGCCTCGTGGTCATGTGGTTCAGCCGGCAGCGGGAGTTCCGTGCCGACGCGGGCAGTGCGGATCTCGAGGGGAGCGACAAGATGATCGCAGCCCTGAAGCGCCTGCAGAAGACGGTGCAGCAGCCCCACCTGCCCGACCAGATGGCCGCCTTCGGGATCTCGGGGTCCCCCGGCTCCGGCCTCCGGAGGCTCTTCATGACCCACCCGCCCCTGGAGGAGCGCATCGCGGCGCTCGCCGCGCGAGCCCAGCGGGGATGA
- a CDS encoding ExsB family transcriptional regulator, producing the protein MAYREIKAKDLKPKTFIDEKVREIREITGDGIAISALSGGVDSSVVTALAHRALGRKLKTYFIDNGIMREGEPKRVKALFAELGIPVTVVNARRAFFDALKGITDPELKREAITQTFYKKVFRELVLKSKATVLLQGTILTDIEETAAGIKRQHNVFEQIGIDPKKAFGYRISEPLIELRKDGVRKVGMALGLPKSLFDRIPFPGPALAARVIGEVTPMKIALVRKATVIVEEELAKVKAFQYLAILHEDRVTGMRAGKRDFGLQIEVRCWDSVDARKATPTRLPWPKLERIAGRILDGVPGVVSVTYNLATKPPSTIEAI; encoded by the coding sequence ATGGCCTACAGGGAGATCAAGGCGAAGGATCTGAAACCGAAGACATTCATCGACGAGAAGGTGCGGGAGATCCGGGAGATCACGGGTGACGGCATCGCCATCAGCGCCCTGTCGGGCGGGGTGGACTCGTCGGTCGTGACGGCCCTGGCCCACAGGGCGCTGGGCCGGAAGCTCAAGACGTACTTCATCGACAACGGCATCATGCGGGAAGGGGAGCCGAAACGCGTCAAGGCCCTGTTCGCGGAGCTCGGCATCCCCGTGACGGTCGTCAATGCCCGCCGCGCCTTCTTCGACGCCCTGAAGGGAATCACGGACCCCGAGCTCAAGCGGGAGGCCATCACCCAGACGTTCTACAAGAAGGTGTTCCGGGAGCTCGTGCTCAAGAGCAAGGCCACGGTGCTCCTGCAGGGGACGATCCTCACGGACATCGAGGAGACGGCGGCCGGGATCAAGCGCCAGCACAACGTCTTCGAGCAGATCGGCATCGACCCGAAGAAGGCCTTCGGCTACAGGATCAGCGAGCCCCTCATCGAGCTGCGCAAGGACGGCGTGCGCAAGGTGGGCATGGCCCTGGGCCTGCCCAAGTCGCTCTTCGACCGCATCCCCTTCCCGGGGCCGGCCCTGGCGGCCCGCGTCATCGGCGAGGTGACGCCCATGAAGATCGCCCTGGTGCGCAAGGCGACGGTCATCGTCGAGGAGGAGCTCGCGAAGGTCAAGGCGTTCCAGTACTTGGCGATCCTCCACGAGGACCGGGTCACGGGGATGCGCGCCGGCAAGCGCGACTTCGGCCTGCAGATCGAGGTCCGCTGCTGGGACAGCGTCGATGCCCGCAAGGCCACCCCCACGCGGCTGCCCTGGCCGAAGCTCGAGCGGATCGCCGGCAGGATCCTCGACGGCGTGCCCGGCGTGGTGAGCGTGACGTACAACCTGGCGACGAAGCCCCCCTCCACGATCGAGGCCATCTGA
- a CDS encoding alpha/beta fold hydrolase: MDTSNTKPQAPATPFLGSNLDRLVHAWLGRLTGGLSPASMTLAYLDWLMHLAYSPAKQAQLVEKALRKALRLALYLQQCACEGDGAPCIEPLPQDRRFTGEAWQRWPYKLYWQSFLLAQQWWHNATSGVQGVSRRHEDFVSFAARQWLDVFSPSNYLWSNPEILGATIEQGGRNLVRGAQHVFDDWGRAVLGRKPAGAEAFEVGRNLAVTPGKVVLRNRLIELIQYAPATETVRPEPVLIVPAWIMKYYILDLSPHNSLVRHLVEKGHTVFVISWKNPGPEDRDLGLEDYRTLGVMAALEAVSAIVPGPKIHAAGYCLGGTLLAIAAAAMARDGDERLRSLTLLTSQTDFSEPGELTLFIDESQVTFLENMMWDQGYLDSRQMAGAFQMLRTNDLVWSRVVRDYLMGERRPMNDLMAWNADATRMPYRMHTEYLRRLYLQNDLAQGRFEAGGQPVALGDIRIPLFVVGTETDHVSPWRSVYKIHLLADTDITFVLTSGGHNVGVVNPPGNDRAYFRIATKRESDRHVDPDRWVEQNPPQKGSWWPSWVSWLAALSGEPVPPPPTGAKDAGYPPLGDAPGTYVRGE; the protein is encoded by the coding sequence ATGGACACGAGCAACACGAAGCCACAGGCACCTGCGACGCCGTTTCTGGGCAGCAACCTCGACCGCCTCGTGCACGCCTGGCTGGGGCGCCTGACGGGCGGCCTCTCGCCGGCCTCCATGACGCTGGCGTACCTGGACTGGCTGATGCACCTGGCCTATTCGCCGGCCAAGCAGGCCCAACTCGTCGAGAAGGCCTTGCGCAAGGCGCTGCGGCTCGCCCTGTATCTGCAGCAATGCGCCTGCGAGGGCGACGGCGCCCCCTGCATCGAGCCGCTGCCGCAGGACCGGCGTTTCACCGGGGAGGCCTGGCAGCGCTGGCCATACAAGCTGTACTGGCAGTCCTTCCTGCTCGCCCAGCAGTGGTGGCACAACGCGACGAGCGGCGTCCAGGGCGTCTCGCGCCGCCACGAGGATTTCGTGTCCTTCGCGGCGCGGCAGTGGCTCGACGTCTTCTCGCCCTCGAACTACCTCTGGTCGAACCCCGAGATCCTGGGCGCCACGATCGAGCAGGGCGGCAGGAACCTCGTCCGGGGGGCCCAGCACGTCTTCGACGACTGGGGGCGGGCCGTGCTGGGCCGCAAGCCCGCGGGGGCCGAGGCCTTCGAGGTGGGGCGCAACCTGGCCGTGACGCCCGGCAAGGTCGTCCTGCGCAACCGGCTCATCGAGCTGATCCAGTACGCGCCCGCCACGGAGACGGTCCGGCCGGAGCCGGTCCTCATCGTGCCGGCCTGGATCATGAAGTACTACATCCTGGATCTTTCCCCGCACAACTCCCTGGTGCGCCACCTCGTGGAGAAGGGCCACACCGTGTTCGTGATCTCCTGGAAGAACCCCGGCCCCGAGGACCGGGACCTGGGGCTGGAGGACTACAGGACCCTCGGCGTCATGGCCGCCCTGGAGGCCGTCTCGGCGATCGTCCCCGGGCCGAAGATCCACGCCGCGGGGTACTGCCTCGGGGGCACGCTCCTGGCGATCGCGGCGGCCGCGATGGCCCGCGACGGCGACGAGCGGCTCCGGAGCCTGACCCTGCTGACATCCCAGACCGATTTCTCGGAGCCCGGCGAGCTCACGCTCTTCATCGACGAGAGCCAGGTCACCTTCCTGGAGAACATGATGTGGGACCAGGGATACCTGGATTCCCGCCAGATGGCGGGCGCCTTCCAGATGCTGCGGACAAACGACCTGGTCTGGTCCCGCGTCGTCCGTGACTACCTCATGGGCGAGCGCCGCCCCATGAACGACCTGATGGCCTGGAACGCCGACGCGACCCGAATGCCCTACCGCATGCACACCGAGTACCTCAGGCGCCTCTACCTGCAGAACGACCTGGCCCAGGGGCGCTTCGAGGCGGGCGGGCAGCCGGTCGCCCTGGGGGACATCCGCATCCCCCTGTTCGTCGTCGGAACCGAGACGGACCACGTCTCCCCCTGGCGCTCGGTCTACAAGATCCACCTCCTGGCGGACACGGACATCACCTTCGTGCTGACCAGCGGCGGCCACAACGTGGGCGTCGTCAACCCGCCCGGAAACGACCGGGCCTATTTCCGCATCGCCACGAAGCGGGAATCGGACCGCCACGTCGACCCCGACCGCTGGGTGGAGCAGAACCCGCCGCAGAAAGGCTCGTGGTGGCCGTCCTGGGTCTCCTGGCTGGCGGCGCTCTCCGGGGAGCCCGTGCCACCCCCGCCGACGGGCGCAAAGGACGCGGGGTACCCTCCGCTCGGCGACGCGCCGGGAACCTACGTCCGCGGGGAATAG
- the mgtE gene encoding magnesium transporter — MSKTFELLKPEIEELLADRKWEELRELLEEIPEPDISDILERLGERDRIVLLRLLPREILPEVFSYLSDRTQTNLLQALTAEETRAILAGLSPDDRVEFLQALPGQAIQKLLNLLTPEDRKETLQILGYPEESVGRLMTPDYVAVRPEWTVGEALDHIRLKGKDSETINVVYVTDARWKLVGVLGLRRLILAKPAERIADIMEASVIRIGAFEDREKAVKLISRYDITVLPVVDANGILLGIVTVDDLIDVAEAEATEDFQKSAAVHPLKASYRESSVLSLYTKRVTWLASLLGISVVTTGILSAQADTLNSAIALAFFIPLLIGTGGNTGNQSATLMIRALATGDIREGQWLGALLREVGIGILLGATMGLASWVLGFFKGDARIALIVSLAMVSIVLTSSILGVILPVILQRLRVDPAVASNPLIASVMDILGLLIYFSIAQAVLSMA, encoded by the coding sequence ATGTCCAAGACGTTTGAACTGCTGAAACCGGAAATCGAGGAACTCCTTGCCGACCGCAAATGGGAGGAGCTGCGGGAACTGCTCGAGGAGATCCCCGAGCCGGACATCTCCGACATCCTCGAGCGGCTGGGCGAGCGGGACCGCATCGTCCTGCTGCGACTGCTCCCGCGGGAAATTCTCCCGGAGGTCTTTTCCTACCTGTCCGACAGGACGCAGACGAATCTCCTCCAAGCCCTGACGGCGGAGGAGACCCGGGCGATCCTCGCCGGCCTCAGCCCCGACGACCGAGTGGAGTTCCTGCAGGCGTTGCCCGGCCAGGCGATCCAGAAGCTGCTCAACCTGCTCACCCCCGAGGACCGGAAGGAGACACTGCAGATCCTCGGGTATCCCGAGGAGAGTGTCGGCCGGCTCATGACGCCCGACTACGTGGCCGTTCGGCCCGAGTGGACGGTCGGCGAGGCCCTGGACCACATCCGCCTCAAGGGCAAGGACAGCGAGACGATCAACGTCGTCTACGTCACCGACGCCCGGTGGAAGCTCGTGGGCGTCCTGGGGCTGCGGCGGCTCATCCTCGCGAAGCCGGCCGAACGGATCGCCGACATCATGGAGGCGTCGGTCATCCGGATCGGCGCCTTCGAGGACCGCGAGAAGGCGGTGAAACTGATCTCGCGCTACGACATCACGGTCCTGCCCGTGGTGGACGCCAACGGCATCCTCCTGGGCATCGTCACCGTCGACGACCTCATCGACGTCGCCGAGGCGGAGGCGACGGAGGACTTCCAGAAATCGGCCGCCGTGCATCCCCTGAAGGCGAGCTACCGCGAGTCGTCGGTGCTGTCGCTCTACACGAAGCGCGTGACCTGGCTCGCCTCACTGCTCGGGATCAGCGTCGTCACGACGGGGATCCTCTCGGCGCAGGCCGACACGCTCAACTCGGCCATCGCCCTGGCCTTCTTCATCCCGCTGCTCATCGGGACGGGCGGCAACACGGGAAACCAGTCGGCGACGCTCATGATCCGCGCGCTGGCGACGGGGGACATCCGGGAGGGCCAGTGGCTCGGGGCGCTGCTGCGGGAGGTCGGAATCGGGATCCTTCTCGGCGCGACCATGGGCCTGGCGAGCTGGGTCCTCGGGTTTTTCAAGGGCGATGCCCGCATCGCCCTGATCGTCTCCCTGGCCATGGTCAGCATCGTCTTGACCTCCAGCATCCTCGGCGTGATCCTGCCCGTCATCCTGCAGCGGCTGCGCGTTGACCCGGCCGTGGCGAGCAACCCCCTCATCGCATCCGTCATGGACATCCTGGGGCTGCTCATCTATTTTTCCATCGCGCAGGCCGTCCTCTCCATGGCCTGA